One stretch of Thermoflexus sp. DNA includes these proteins:
- a CDS encoding NACHT domain-containing protein produces MGFPGSWRFDPLSALIGAAMASLGAGLLYGARRPLRRLYEGMRGRLDRARQHLRLSAEMQYRHWLLDQLPGWIAWSALDPRLAQCLIEPPLIPPLPHPSTHGEDPRLECELPLGQVVQAASRLFLYGPPGSGRTGALCWLIREALAGHLKWRDQASPLPFYIRLPLLVPDPMAPPEAALMETLRETLPIVLRARLGSMIRTALHDGTAVLLLDDLEAVPPARREEILRWLGQLLESYPHTPVVLTGAEMATRPLEALGFLPLALAPWSERAVRMFLERWALTSRASVSELEGHLKAWGLPRPVRMRPADVVAAVVLKHDRPGRPELYDAILDRMLQGIAGETALTPPTARLILGQLALQLLNEERFLITLEDIEQALIRVLPALAPPRGRRNLDREIERLTAPGRPIVPIDEQRGCFRHPLLQAYLAAWALAQSGDNTILMSHLDDPRWADVFTFYAALGPMSGIIDRVLTEPDDAFHTRLLRMARWIAVASPQAPWRPHGMAALGRVFLKPGLPMTLRLRVTEAMVATGDRGVPVLFHKALRHSDPEIRMAAIRGLGWLGQEGDLPFLESVLRDPEPEVRRTVITALGDHRTEAAMRRLVLLLLEGEEPLRRLAAEALRTYPEGPQLLQEAAEEADWRTRRAAVFALALIPEEWAKARLETIAREDPEWLVRSAAQDALTLWEKNRQPPAPDLRPVVVEQQGWLIEWAVREGEAVGERSSALQSLYRALERGDEDVRRAAILTLAHVGDQEALAPLRILAFDPQIDRFTRDLAFRALEVIARRTGTRVL; encoded by the coding sequence GTGGGTTTCCCGGGATCGTGGCGCTTTGATCCCCTCTCCGCCCTCATCGGAGCCGCCATGGCTTCGCTGGGTGCCGGGCTGCTCTATGGGGCCCGACGTCCCCTCCGACGACTCTACGAGGGGATGAGGGGACGCCTGGATCGAGCCCGCCAGCATCTGCGTCTATCGGCCGAGATGCAGTATCGACACTGGCTGCTGGATCAGCTTCCCGGCTGGATCGCCTGGTCGGCCCTGGACCCTCGCCTCGCGCAGTGTTTGATCGAGCCGCCTCTTATCCCTCCCCTTCCCCATCCGAGCACCCATGGGGAGGACCCCCGATTGGAGTGTGAACTGCCCCTGGGTCAGGTAGTCCAGGCGGCCTCCCGCCTCTTCCTCTACGGACCCCCGGGGAGCGGCCGCACCGGCGCTCTCTGCTGGCTGATCCGCGAGGCCCTCGCCGGACATCTGAAGTGGAGGGATCAAGCTTCCCCCCTTCCGTTTTATATTCGCCTGCCCCTGCTCGTCCCCGATCCCATGGCCCCACCGGAAGCCGCCCTCATGGAGACGCTGAGGGAAACTCTCCCCATCGTCCTGCGAGCCCGTCTGGGCAGTATGATCCGCACTGCGCTGCATGATGGGACGGCCGTGTTGCTCCTGGATGACCTGGAAGCTGTGCCTCCAGCGCGCCGCGAGGAGATCCTGCGCTGGTTAGGGCAGTTGCTGGAGAGCTACCCGCACACTCCTGTGGTGCTCACAGGGGCCGAGATGGCGACCCGTCCGCTGGAGGCGCTGGGGTTCCTGCCCCTCGCCCTCGCCCCGTGGTCCGAACGCGCTGTGCGGATGTTCCTTGAACGATGGGCTCTAACGAGTCGGGCATCTGTATCCGAGCTGGAAGGACATCTTAAAGCGTGGGGGCTTCCCCGACCCGTCCGCATGCGCCCTGCGGATGTCGTCGCCGCCGTGGTGTTGAAACACGATCGCCCAGGGCGGCCGGAGCTCTATGATGCAATCCTGGACCGCATGCTCCAGGGAATCGCGGGGGAGACCGCGCTGACTCCCCCCACTGCCCGTCTGATCCTGGGTCAGCTGGCCCTTCAGTTGTTAAACGAGGAACGCTTCCTTATCACCCTGGAGGATATCGAACAAGCGCTGATCCGTGTCCTCCCCGCGCTGGCGCCGCCGCGGGGACGTCGGAATCTGGATCGGGAGATCGAGAGACTGACCGCTCCTGGACGGCCGATTGTGCCGATCGATGAACAGCGCGGGTGCTTCCGTCACCCTCTGCTGCAGGCGTATCTGGCGGCCTGGGCGCTGGCCCAGTCCGGGGATAATACGATCCTGATGTCCCATTTGGATGATCCCCGATGGGCGGACGTTTTCACGTTCTATGCGGCCCTCGGTCCGATGTCCGGCATCATCGATCGGGTTCTCACGGAACCCGATGACGCCTTCCATACTCGATTGTTGCGCATGGCACGATGGATCGCGGTGGCCTCCCCTCAGGCACCATGGCGCCCCCATGGGATGGCCGCCCTGGGCCGGGTGTTTCTGAAACCTGGATTGCCGATGACACTTCGTCTACGAGTGACCGAGGCCATGGTGGCCACGGGAGATCGCGGCGTTCCCGTTCTTTTCCATAAGGCCCTTCGCCATTCGGACCCGGAAATCCGCATGGCTGCCATCCGGGGCCTGGGCTGGCTGGGGCAGGAAGGCGACCTGCCCTTCCTGGAATCGGTATTGAGGGATCCAGAGCCCGAAGTCCGCCGCACGGTCATCACCGCTCTCGGCGACCATCGCACCGAAGCCGCTATGAGACGGCTGGTCCTCCTCCTCCTGGAAGGAGAAGAGCCCCTTCGCCGTCTGGCAGCCGAAGCCCTGCGGACCTATCCCGAAGGCCCCCAGCTGCTTCAAGAAGCGGCCGAAGAAGCGGACTGGCGGACTCGCCGGGCCGCGGTGTTTGCGCTGGCTCTGATCCCGGAGGAATGGGCCAAAGCCCGCCTGGAAACGATTGCCCGTGAGGATCCGGAATGGCTGGTGCGGTCGGCCGCCCAGGATGCGTTAACTCTCTGGGAGAAGAACCGCCAGCCCCCAGCTCCTGATCTCCGTCCGGTCGTTGTGGAACAGCAGGGATGGCTGATCGAGTGGGCGGTGCGGGAAGGCGAAGCCGTTGGGGAGCGCTCTTCAGCGCTCCAGAGCCTCTATCGAGCCCTTGAGCGAGGGGATGAGGACGTGCGCCGGGCAGCCATCCTGACGCTGGCCCATGTGGGGGATCAGGAGGCTCTGGCGCCATTGCGGATCCTCGCTTTCGATCCTCAGATCGACCGGTTCACCCGCGATCTCGCCTTTCGAGCCCTGGAGGTGATCGCCCGCCGCACGGGGACGCGCGTGCTTTAA
- a CDS encoding peptidylprolyl isomerase, with amino-acid sequence MLQERLTVQDNMVVTLAYTLRLKDGRVVESSEESEPITFIQGAGEILPGLEEAIYGMAVGEEKEIWLAPEDAYGPRRADAYQVVPRSEFPADFPLAPGIGLYVYTENGEAFPAYIAEVGPDTVTLDFNHPLAGEELHFTVKILALRPATPEELEHGHPHD; translated from the coding sequence ATGCTGCAAGAGCGTCTGACCGTTCAGGACAATATGGTGGTGACCCTGGCCTACACCCTCCGCCTGAAGGACGGTCGGGTTGTGGAGTCCTCGGAAGAGAGCGAGCCCATCACCTTCATTCAGGGCGCCGGGGAGATCCTCCCCGGCCTGGAGGAGGCCATCTATGGGATGGCGGTGGGGGAGGAGAAGGAGATCTGGCTGGCTCCTGAGGACGCCTACGGACCCCGACGGGCGGACGCCTACCAGGTGGTCCCTCGAAGTGAGTTTCCGGCGGATTTCCCCCTGGCTCCAGGCATCGGTCTGTATGTCTACACCGAGAACGGCGAGGCCTTCCCGGCTTATATCGCCGAGGTCGGCCCGGATACGGTGACCCTGGACTTCAATCATCCACTGGCAGGGGAGGAGCTTCACTTCACCGTGAAGATCCTGGCCCTGCGCCCCGCTACTCCTGAGGAGCTGGAGCACGGCCACCCCCACGACTGA
- a CDS encoding CinA family nicotinamide mononucleotide deamidase-related protein — translation MPNAEVLATGTELLSGDVVDTNSARIARALQSLSIPLVQITVVGDDLPRMVAAIQAAMARSEILIISGGLGPTVDDVTREAVAEALGRPLIFDPELFESIRARFQALGFPMPENNRRQAFRPQGSQVIPNPIGTAPGFWIEDGDHILFALPGVPRELERMLMESVIPCLERRFPPAEAMVWRVVRTIGIGESVIDERLRDLLEGENPRVGLNAHPGMVDIRIQARGATREEAAARAEAAVQTVRERLRWAVYGEGTRAPEEALIAMLRERGLTLATLERGTLGLLGGRLAAADPEGHVFRIGEVRSRLAAAPEHAAEAIRRQAGTAVGLAAEVLPEGENFQITVAMATPEGSRSLQRGHRGPLPHAAEWAANAAMGLLWRWLQEAL, via the coding sequence ATGCCCAACGCGGAGGTCCTGGCTACCGGCACGGAGCTGCTGAGCGGAGACGTGGTGGACACCAATTCGGCCCGTATCGCCCGCGCCCTTCAATCGCTCTCCATCCCTCTGGTTCAGATCACCGTGGTTGGGGATGATCTACCCCGCATGGTGGCCGCCATCCAGGCGGCGATGGCCCGGAGCGAGATCCTCATCATCAGCGGGGGTCTGGGCCCTACGGTGGACGATGTGACACGAGAAGCTGTTGCCGAGGCCCTGGGAAGGCCGCTGATCTTCGATCCGGAGCTTTTTGAATCCATCCGCGCTCGCTTCCAGGCCCTGGGTTTCCCCATGCCGGAGAACAACCGCCGTCAGGCGTTCCGCCCTCAGGGCTCCCAGGTGATCCCCAACCCGATCGGAACCGCCCCAGGGTTCTGGATTGAGGATGGGGACCATATCCTTTTCGCCCTTCCCGGAGTCCCCCGCGAACTGGAGCGCATGCTCATGGAATCGGTGATCCCCTGTTTGGAGCGCCGATTCCCACCGGCCGAGGCAATGGTCTGGAGGGTGGTTCGCACGATCGGTATCGGCGAGAGCGTTATCGACGAGCGCTTGCGGGATCTCCTGGAAGGGGAGAACCCCCGGGTGGGACTGAACGCGCATCCCGGGATGGTAGATATCCGGATCCAGGCTCGAGGTGCCACGCGCGAAGAAGCGGCCGCCCGGGCAGAGGCCGCCGTCCAGACCGTCCGGGAGCGTCTCCGCTGGGCCGTTTACGGGGAAGGAACCCGTGCGCCCGAGGAGGCTTTGATCGCCATGCTTCGGGAGCGCGGGCTCACGCTGGCCACCCTGGAGCGGGGCACGCTGGGCTTGCTGGGCGGCCGCCTGGCGGCGGCGGATCCGGAGGGCCATGTCTTTCGCATCGGGGAGGTGCGCTCTCGCCTGGCCGCGGCCCCGGAACATGCCGCGGAAGCAATCCGGCGTCAGGCGGGAACGGCGGTGGGATTGGCCGCGGAGGTTCTCCCGGAAGGGGAGAACTTCCAGATCACCGTCGCCATGGCCACCCCGGAAGGCTCCCGCAGCCTTCAGCGCGGCCATCGAGGCCCTCTGCCCCACGCGGCGGAATGGGCGGCGAACGCCGCCATGGGCCTATTATGGCGCTGGCTCCAGGAGGCCCTATGA
- a CDS encoding deoxynucleoside kinase — translation MTHWFLAIEGVIGAGKTTLARMLAPALGAYPILERFEENPFLPHFYRDRARYAFPTQIFFLLSRYRQHQELAAHLEHEPVVSDYMFAKDRLFAHLNLEGDELALYEQLHQALAEKTPQPTLVLYLRADTDTLMARIAMRDRPYERGMDRAYIERLRLAYEAFFSTYEGPFLMIDATRNFVQDENVFREILQEVRGALGLAPAQPPLPVFHRPPSSSPISTEDALARAFADLTRTIGSLREALFTQPRDPQQIAHVLEICQRQLAAIARAAGLS, via the coding sequence ATGACCCACTGGTTCCTGGCCATTGAGGGCGTGATCGGCGCCGGCAAGACCACGCTGGCTCGCATGCTGGCCCCGGCGCTGGGAGCATATCCGATCCTGGAGCGATTCGAGGAGAACCCTTTCCTGCCGCATTTCTATCGGGATCGCGCCCGCTATGCTTTTCCCACCCAGATCTTTTTCCTGTTGAGCCGGTATCGCCAGCATCAGGAACTCGCCGCCCACCTGGAGCATGAGCCGGTGGTCAGCGATTACATGTTCGCCAAGGATCGCCTCTTCGCCCATCTGAACCTGGAAGGAGATGAACTGGCTCTTTACGAACAACTGCATCAAGCCCTGGCCGAGAAAACCCCTCAGCCCACGCTGGTCCTTTACCTTCGAGCGGATACGGATACCCTGATGGCTCGCATCGCCATGCGGGATCGGCCTTACGAGCGGGGAATGGACCGGGCCTATATCGAGCGTCTCCGACTGGCCTACGAGGCGTTCTTTTCCACCTATGAAGGTCCTTTCCTGATGATCGACGCCACCCGGAATTTCGTGCAGGATGAAAACGTGTTCCGCGAGATCCTCCAGGAGGTGCGCGGGGCGCTGGGGCTGGCTCCAGCTCAACCGCCCCTTCCGGTTTTCCATCGCCCCCCTTCCTCCTCCCCGATATCCACCGAGGACGCCCTTGCCCGGGCCTTCGCGGATCTAACCCGAACGATCGGTTCCCTCCGGGAGGCGCTCTTCACGCAGCCACGGGATCCCCAACAGATCGCCCATGTCCTCGAGATCTGTCAGCGGCAGCTGGCAGCCATCGCCCGGGCCGCAGGGCTCTCATAA
- a CDS encoding spermidine/putrescine ABC transporter substrate-binding protein — MGIAVRGFSLLVLMAILVACGAPAASPTPVPPTVSPATISPTALAPSSASPIAPAPSTVAEDSCGDRSKLSKELYLFNWPDYIAQEVLDRFEQECGVRVIVDTYDSNEALLAKLQAGATGYDVIVPSDYMVSIMIKEGMLAELDKSHLPNLKHIDPAHLGLYFDPENKYTVPYMWGTSGFMYDTAVIRRELKSWKDVFEPAPDVRGKISMLKDEREVIGAALKYLGFSMNTTNPDELQKAKEVLLRQKPYVKAYTSDTNRDLLVAGEVVLAHIWTGDAIRARDAKPSLKYVIPEEGCTIWQDNLAIPKTAKNKYTAEVFINFLMRPDIAAINANKIKYGSPNRTAIQQRLIDPALLNDPGIYPPEELKRKMEWLIDVGEAIELYDRIWTELGVGR, encoded by the coding sequence ATGGGAATCGCTGTTCGTGGTTTCTCTCTGCTGGTTCTGATGGCGATCCTGGTCGCGTGTGGAGCGCCTGCCGCCTCTCCGACTCCTGTTCCTCCTACTGTCTCGCCTGCTACCATTTCGCCGACTGCTCTCGCCCCTTCTTCCGCCTCGCCGATTGCTCCGGCGCCTTCCACCGTTGCGGAAGACTCCTGCGGCGATCGATCGAAGCTTTCAAAGGAGCTTTACCTGTTCAACTGGCCGGATTACATCGCCCAGGAGGTACTGGATCGGTTTGAGCAGGAGTGCGGGGTCCGGGTGATCGTCGATACGTATGACTCCAACGAGGCTTTGCTGGCCAAACTCCAGGCCGGCGCAACCGGATATGATGTCATCGTGCCCTCCGATTACATGGTCTCGATCATGATCAAGGAGGGAATGCTGGCGGAGCTGGACAAGAGCCATCTTCCCAATCTCAAGCACATCGACCCGGCCCACCTCGGCCTTTATTTCGACCCGGAGAATAAATACACGGTGCCCTACATGTGGGGGACGTCCGGGTTTATGTATGATACGGCAGTGATCCGACGGGAGCTGAAGAGCTGGAAGGATGTGTTCGAGCCGGCCCCGGATGTTCGGGGGAAGATCTCCATGCTGAAGGATGAGCGGGAGGTCATCGGAGCGGCCCTGAAATATCTGGGGTTCTCCATGAATACGACCAACCCGGACGAGCTGCAGAAGGCTAAGGAGGTGCTGCTCCGTCAGAAGCCCTATGTGAAGGCATATACCAGCGACACGAACCGCGATCTCCTGGTGGCCGGCGAGGTCGTCCTGGCCCACATCTGGACCGGGGATGCGATCCGGGCCCGGGATGCCAAGCCTTCCCTGAAGTATGTGATCCCGGAGGAGGGGTGCACCATCTGGCAGGACAATCTGGCGATCCCGAAGACGGCGAAGAATAAATACACGGCGGAAGTGTTCATCAACTTCCTGATGCGTCCGGACATCGCGGCCATCAATGCCAATAAGATTAAGTACGGTAGCCCGAACCGAACGGCGATCCAGCAGCGGCTGATCGATCCTGCCCTCCTTAATGATCCGGGCATTTACCCGCCGGAGGAATTGAAGCGCAAGATGGAATGGCTGATCGATGTGGGGGAGGCCATTGAGTTATACGATCGGATCTGGACCGAGCTGGGGGTGGGGCGGTAA
- a CDS encoding GNAT family N-acetyltransferase, which produces MLRSAGSIRIVQEPLSGSTDLVDLYLRAYRPLGDYYYRHRAEVKAYLKWLRHRDPNGSFIAYDGDRPVGFIATDSRWDHGTVGAIHELVVDPEYQGRGLGRALLLRGMTYLRSRGCRVCELWVGEHNERARAIYRALGFQENGRWGKWIRMVRSLEDLPGSADPEAALVEALSPSPSSQ; this is translated from the coding sequence TTGCTTCGCTCCGCAGGCTCGATTCGCATCGTGCAGGAGCCTCTCTCGGGCTCCACAGATCTCGTCGATCTTTACTTGCGCGCCTATCGGCCCCTGGGGGATTATTACTATCGTCATCGCGCGGAGGTGAAGGCTTATCTGAAATGGCTCCGCCACCGGGATCCCAATGGCTCGTTCATCGCCTATGATGGAGATCGCCCCGTGGGGTTCATCGCTACGGATTCCCGATGGGACCATGGGACGGTGGGGGCGATTCACGAACTGGTGGTGGATCCAGAATATCAGGGGCGTGGTCTGGGGCGCGCCTTATTGCTGCGTGGGATGACCTATCTGCGTTCCCGGGGCTGTCGGGTTTGCGAGCTCTGGGTAGGCGAGCACAACGAGCGGGCCCGCGCGATCTATCGCGCTCTGGGCTTTCAGGAAAACGGACGATGGGGGAAGTGGATCCGCATGGTCCGTTCGCTGGAGGATCTGCCTGGAAGCGCCGATCCGGAGGCTGCCCTCGTTGAAGCTCTCTCCCCTTCCCCGAGCTCCCAATGA
- a CDS encoding aldehyde dehydrogenase family protein encodes MPRMWIGGEWTAGSAREGIPVLDPATEEVLETVPRGTPADVEAAVAAARRAFDSWRKVPAATRAEMLHEVARKIRGHQEELVRLLTLEEGKPWPENEEEILWSANTFDYYAELARHERGRVIPSPEPGQLNLVLKEPYGVAGCIVPWNYPILLMAWKVAPALAAGNTVVIKPSELTPLTTLRLAEVAMDHLPPGVVNIVTGYGSETGEPLVLHPEVPIIAFTGSLATGRRIASLAASMMKKLHLELGGKDPFVVGPDAPLEIAVKALAYAALINAGQVCTSTERVYVPEGIYHRFAEEIAAFVSTLRLGHGLDPHTDIGPMAGPDYRAKVEEHVADALVRGARALTGARRPPERPRGFFYEPTVLIHVDHTMKIMREETFGPVIPLMPYRTFDEAIALCNANPYGLGACLMSHDPRLIRRFYEEVQAGTIWINDPLTDNYAGPFGGMKWSGLGRELGLEGLEEFRQTKHVHWDIEGGEKPWWFPYGSRGEENPLRSS; translated from the coding sequence ATGCCGCGAATGTGGATCGGCGGCGAATGGACGGCGGGATCTGCGCGCGAGGGGATCCCGGTTCTGGATCCAGCGACCGAGGAGGTGCTGGAGACCGTGCCCCGGGGAACGCCGGCAGATGTGGAGGCCGCGGTGGCGGCCGCCCGTCGGGCTTTCGACAGCTGGCGGAAGGTGCCCGCGGCCACGCGAGCCGAGATGCTGCATGAGGTGGCCCGGAAAATCCGGGGCCATCAGGAAGAGCTGGTCCGGCTATTGACCCTGGAGGAGGGGAAGCCATGGCCGGAAAACGAAGAGGAGATCCTCTGGTCGGCGAACACCTTTGATTATTACGCCGAGCTGGCCCGCCACGAGCGGGGCCGGGTGATCCCTTCCCCCGAGCCCGGTCAGCTGAACCTGGTGCTCAAGGAGCCCTATGGCGTGGCGGGCTGTATTGTCCCATGGAATTATCCGATCCTTCTCATGGCCTGGAAGGTTGCCCCCGCCCTCGCGGCGGGTAACACCGTGGTCATCAAGCCCTCTGAGCTTACCCCACTGACCACCCTGCGCCTGGCTGAGGTTGCCATGGATCACCTCCCGCCGGGCGTGGTGAACATCGTGACCGGATATGGCTCGGAGACCGGCGAGCCGCTGGTCCTGCACCCGGAGGTGCCGATCATCGCCTTCACCGGTTCCCTGGCGACCGGCCGGCGGATCGCCTCTCTGGCGGCCTCGATGATGAAGAAACTCCATCTGGAGCTGGGGGGCAAGGATCCCTTTGTGGTCGGGCCGGATGCGCCTCTGGAGATCGCGGTGAAAGCGCTGGCCTACGCGGCCCTGATCAACGCCGGGCAGGTTTGCACCAGCACGGAGCGGGTGTATGTGCCGGAGGGGATTTACCACCGCTTCGCGGAGGAAATCGCCGCCTTCGTCAGCACGCTGCGCCTGGGCCACGGGTTGGATCCCCATACGGATATCGGCCCCATGGCGGGCCCGGATTACCGGGCGAAAGTGGAGGAACATGTTGCGGACGCCCTGGTCCGGGGTGCCCGGGCCCTGACCGGCGCCCGAAGGCCTCCCGAGAGGCCCCGGGGCTTCTTTTATGAGCCGACGGTCCTGATCCATGTGGATCACACCATGAAGATCATGCGCGAGGAGACCTTCGGCCCGGTGATTCCCCTGATGCCCTATCGCACTTTCGATGAGGCGATCGCCTTGTGCAACGCTAACCCTTACGGGCTGGGCGCCTGTCTGATGAGCCATGATCCCCGCCTGATCCGCCGCTTCTATGAGGAAGTGCAGGCGGGGACGATCTGGATCAATGATCCCCTTACGGATAATTATGCCGGCCCCTTCGGGGGAATGAAGTGGAGCGGCCTCGGCCGGGAACTGGGGCTCGAAGGGCTGGAGGAGTTCCGGCAGACCAAGCACGTGCACTGGGATATCGAGGGTGGTGAGAAGCCATGGTGGTTCCCCTACGGCTCCCGCGGCGAGGAAAATCCGCTGCGTAGCTCCTGA
- a CDS encoding competence/damage-inducible protein A, protein MGSSSPTAEILAIGNELLLGEVVDTNTSWLCRLLTRLGGRVRRAVLLPDEVEAIRAELEGALRRGPDLVFTTGGLGPTEDDRTLMAVALATGRPLEEHPQALQMVAARYQALAAAGYVASPELTPPRRKMALLPQGAVPLANPIGAAPGVLLPLEQTLLICLPGVPEEMKAIVEGPLAPYLQSRLGKAGFAELRLLVDCGDESRLAPLLEEVQHRWPQVYIKSRARAFGPGVRLRIYVSAAASTPEEARALIEEARRHLEERLREAGIGTEILGPD, encoded by the coding sequence ATGGGATCTTCCTCCCCGACGGCGGAGATCCTGGCCATCGGGAACGAGTTGCTGCTGGGCGAGGTGGTCGACACGAATACGTCCTGGCTATGTCGTCTCCTCACCAGGCTGGGAGGAAGGGTCCGGCGGGCGGTCCTGCTGCCCGACGAGGTGGAAGCGATACGGGCCGAGCTGGAAGGCGCATTGCGACGAGGGCCCGACCTGGTGTTCACGACCGGAGGTTTGGGGCCTACGGAGGATGATCGAACGCTCATGGCGGTGGCGCTGGCCACGGGCCGGCCGTTGGAGGAGCATCCCCAGGCGCTTCAGATGGTGGCGGCGCGGTATCAGGCCCTGGCTGCGGCAGGCTATGTGGCCAGCCCGGAGCTCACGCCGCCGCGTCGCAAGATGGCGCTGCTCCCCCAGGGGGCTGTGCCCCTGGCCAATCCAATCGGCGCAGCGCCCGGAGTTCTCCTCCCCCTCGAACAGACCCTCCTGATCTGTCTCCCCGGAGTTCCTGAAGAGATGAAAGCGATCGTTGAGGGCCCCCTCGCGCCCTATCTTCAATCCCGGTTGGGGAAGGCCGGCTTTGCCGAGCTCCGCCTGCTCGTCGATTGTGGGGATGAATCCCGCCTGGCGCCGTTGCTGGAGGAAGTCCAGCATCGATGGCCCCAGGTATATATCAAATCCCGAGCCCGCGCCTTCGGCCCTGGCGTTCGCCTTCGGATTTACGTTTCCGCTGCGGCCTCTACCCCGGAGGAAGCCCGGGCCCTGATCGAGGAAGCCCGCCGTCATCTGGAGGAACGACTGAGGGAAGCCGGGATCGGAACCGAGATCCTGGGCCCCGATTGA
- a CDS encoding response regulator transcription factor: protein MNAKRILIIEDDVELARFLAWQLEQNAYQVSIAHSGQEGLDLLRVQNPDLVLLDLMLPGMDGWEVLRTIRSTGETPVIIISALGTESDIVRGLESGADDYLTKPFGPRQLLARVQAVLRRYESTTSRGIYDNGRLYVNLITQEVRVDGRPVDLTPTEFKLLSTMARFAGRPLTHDFLLREVWGEEHVQDRGYLKLYIWYLRQKIEPDPNHPLFIRTERGIGYRLVGPGELGAHE, encoded by the coding sequence TTGAACGCCAAGAGGATCCTGATCATTGAGGATGATGTGGAACTGGCTCGCTTCCTGGCGTGGCAGCTGGAGCAAAACGCCTATCAGGTCTCCATCGCCCATAGCGGCCAGGAAGGTCTCGATCTCCTGCGCGTGCAAAACCCCGACTTGGTTCTCCTCGATTTGATGCTGCCTGGCATGGATGGATGGGAAGTCCTCAGAACCATCCGTTCGACCGGGGAGACACCGGTGATCATCATCAGCGCCCTGGGGACAGAATCGGACATTGTGCGGGGGCTGGAGAGCGGCGCCGATGATTACCTCACGAAACCCTTCGGCCCCCGACAGCTCCTCGCCCGCGTTCAGGCTGTGCTGCGGCGTTACGAATCCACCACCTCCCGCGGGATCTACGATAACGGACGCCTTTATGTGAACCTGATCACCCAGGAAGTTCGAGTCGATGGACGCCCCGTGGATCTGACCCCTACCGAGTTCAAGCTCCTCTCCACCATGGCCCGTTTCGCAGGCCGCCCGCTGACCCACGACTTCCTGTTGCGCGAGGTATGGGGGGAAGAACACGTCCAGGATCGGGGCTATCTGAAGCTTTATATCTGGTATCTCCGCCAGAAGATCGAGCCAGACCCCAATCACCCGCTCTTCATCCGAACCGAGCGAGGGATCGGTTACCGGCTGGTTGGCCCCGGCGAGCTCGGGGCCCATGAGTGA
- a CDS encoding segregation and condensation protein A: MSLPLKPSLPPVRLPVFEGPLDLLLYLIERNDLDITQISLAQVTAQYLEYVTILQALTLDQLAEYLVIAAKLLYIKSSMLLPRPPEPDEQEEDIGEALVEQLKAYRLFRALARQLAEREGFTAYGRTAPPPRPEAPGIGLEGVRLEDLLRMARRALLAQPETPTVDRFLTPYRLTIHEAIDRILEAVQDQQRVALRHLLREAETRYDLIALFLGLLELLKQRRVIARQSQLFDEIYIEPYP; the protein is encoded by the coding sequence ATGAGCCTTCCGCTCAAACCTTCTCTCCCCCCAGTGCGACTCCCTGTTTTCGAGGGGCCGCTCGATCTCCTTCTCTATCTGATCGAGCGGAACGACCTGGATATCACCCAGATCTCCCTGGCTCAGGTCACTGCTCAGTATCTGGAATACGTGACCATCCTGCAGGCATTAACGCTGGATCAGCTGGCGGAATATCTGGTGATCGCTGCTAAACTGCTTTACATTAAATCTTCCATGCTGCTGCCACGGCCGCCGGAGCCTGACGAACAGGAGGAAGATATCGGGGAGGCGCTGGTAGAGCAGTTGAAAGCCTATCGCCTCTTCCGGGCGCTGGCCCGCCAGCTCGCCGAACGGGAGGGATTCACCGCTTACGGACGAACTGCACCCCCTCCCCGGCCGGAGGCTCCCGGGATCGGATTGGAGGGCGTTCGCCTCGAAGATCTCCTCCGCATGGCCCGCCGCGCGCTGCTCGCTCAGCCCGAGACGCCCACTGTGGATCGCTTTCTCACTCCCTATCGTCTGACGATCCATGAGGCGATCGACCGGATTCTGGAGGCCGTGCAGGATCAGCAGCGGGTGGCGCTCCGGCATCTGCTTCGCGAAGCGGAGACCCGCTACGATCTCATCGCTCTTTTCCTGGGCCTGCTGGAACTTCTGAAACAGCGCCGGGTGATCGCCCGCCAGAGCCAGCTGTTCGATGAGATCTACATTGAACCGTATCCTTAG